The bacterium genome includes the window CCCCTATGAGGCGATCGTTCAGGCGAACTCGGTTCAGCCCATCGCGCGCTTGAGCGTCCTCGACAAACTCGAGGCCAGCAAGTTCCATCCGAAGGCCGAGTTCAGGATCGGGACGAAGCGTGCGATTCACGATGACTCGTTTCGCTACGCGTTTCCCTTTGGCGGTGCGGAGCCCAGGCGATTGCTCCAGGGCACTTCGGACGGACCGAGCCACACGGACAAGAGCCGCTTCGCCTTCGACTTCGAAATGCCCATCGGCACAGCGGTGCTCGCTGCGCGCTCGGGCATCGTGCTGATGGTGGCCGACGGCTTCGGTCCCGGCGGGGACGATCGCAGGCGCTTCCAACAACGCGTGAATCAGGTGGTCGTATTGCACGAAGACGGCACCGCGGGCGAGTACGCCCATCTGCGCAAGGGAGTCGCGGTCGAAGAAGGGCAACAAATCGAGGCAGGCACGCTTCTGGGGTACAGCGGTGTTTCGGGCTATAGCTCGGGACCGCACCTGCACTTCGACGTTGGCCGACTCGAAGCAGCCGGAGCGATCACCACCTTGCCCATCCAGTTCGTTGGAGAACAGGACCTGGTAAAGGGAAGAGAGTACGGGCCCGGGACACCGGCACCGGAAGGCAAGCGCTGATCTTGAAGACACGACCGGAGGTCTCCATCCTCTCGGCATGAAACTCGAAATCGCGTCTCGGTTCGCATCCCTGTTTATCGCACTCGGCATCTGCTGCGCGCCCGCCCTCCAGGCGGGAGCAGACAGCGACGACGCTGCACCAGCCACCCGGAGGGGCCGGACCGTGCTCCTACTGAACGCGATGGGTGTGCGCGATCAGACCGGACCCGCGCTCAATCGGCAGCTCGAGAAATTCCAGCAACTCCATCCGGATGTTCCCCACGATTTCTGGCGCGAGCAGTACAAGCGCCACGTGGAGGCGAAGCTGATGATCAACGGGATGGCCGAAGTGATCGAAGAAGACTTCGCCGAGGCGGAGGTCGAGGCCCTGCTCGACTTCTACCAGAGCCCGGTGGGAATGCGCATGGTGGAACTGCGCGTACGCCTCGGGAAGATCGCGGGTCCGCTGGGCAAACGCCTCGGGAGGCTGTTTTCGAGCG containing:
- a CDS encoding M23 family metallopeptidase, giving the protein MLLIAVSLAFSHPTPPRNPCANRLHLNEIREAEFIELVADNQCHVPVYFRVSWSELVGLRPEHPGPYEAIVQANSVQPIARLSVLDKLEASKFHPKAEFRIGTKRAIHDDSFRYAFPFGGAEPRRLLQGTSDGPSHTDKSRFAFDFEMPIGTAVLAARSGIVLMVADGFGPGGDDRRRFQQRVNQVVVLHEDGTAGEYAHLRKGVAVEEGQQIEAGTLLGYSGVSGYSSGPHLHFDVGRLEAAGAITTLPIQFVGEQDLVKGREYGPGTPAPEGKR
- a CDS encoding DUF2059 domain-containing protein, producing MLLLNAMGVRDQTGPALNRQLEKFQQLHPDVPHDFWREQYKRHVEAKLMINGMAEVIEEDFAEAEVEALLDFYQSPVGMRMVELRVRLGKIAGPLGKRLGRLFSSEIRVELEKRGYLK